One genomic region from Lacerta agilis isolate rLacAgi1 chromosome 13, rLacAgi1.pri, whole genome shotgun sequence encodes:
- the MCEE gene encoding methylmalonyl-CoA epimerase, mitochondrial, with amino-acid sequence MAALPRPLTAGLLNWLRKRAAPTVRTLAGAASLAQKSLWKLGRLNHVAIAVPNLEKATSLYRDVLGAQVSKMVPLPEHGVYTVFVDLGNTKLELLHPLGEKSPIAGFLKKNKEGGMHHICIEVNSITDAIAELKEKKIRVLSEEPRIGAHGKLVVFLHPKDCNGVLVELEQA; translated from the exons ATGGCGGCCCTCCCGCGACCCCTGACAGCAG GGCTTCTCAATTGGTTGAGAAAAAGAGCTGCTCCAACAGTGCGGACGTTGGCAGGTGCTGCTTCCTTGGCTCAGAAGTCTCTGTGGAAGCTGGGTCGACTGAACCATGTGGCTATCGCAGTGCCCAATTTAGAAAAAGCCACCTCTTTGTACAGGGATGTGTTGGGTGCTCAGGTGAGCAAAATGGTACCCCTTCCTGAACACGGCGTCTACACAGTATTCGTGGACCTGGGCAACACAAAGTTGGAGCTTCTGCACCCACTAGGGGAGAAAAGCCCAATCGCTGGTTTCCTGAAGAAAAACAAGGAGGGAGGAATGCACCATATCTGCATTGAG gtgAACAGTATAACAGATGCCATAGCTGAACTGAAGGAGAAGAAGATCCGTGTTTTGAGCGAAGAGCCCAGAATTGGGGCCCATGGGAAACTGGTGGTTTTCCTCCACCCTAAGGACTGCAACGGAGTCCTAGTGGAACTTGAGCAAGCCTGA